One part of the Marichromatium purpuratum 984 genome encodes these proteins:
- a CDS encoding AAA family ATPase, producing MTANAPLEPLRAHVSARIVGQHAFVDSMLICLLSDGHLLVEGMPGLAKTSAVKALAEGLEGDFHRIQFTPDLLPSDLIGTDIYRHERGEFEFRQGPLFHNVLLADEINRAPAKVQSALLEAMAERQITVGQRTYPLPGLFMVLATQNPVEQEGTYHLPEAQLDRFLMQAVVDYPSRDEELAILSLDQRRHTEPSPPPDQLLSQAELQHARAEVAALHLDPKLEGYVVDLVQATRDPGRYHPDLARWCRFGASPRASIALARCARARAWLDGERFVAPHHIQAVAPEILRHRLLLSFEAEAEGVTTDTLIERLLALVAIP from the coding sequence ATGACAGCGAACGCCCCTCTCGAGCCCTTGCGCGCCCACGTCAGCGCGCGCATCGTCGGCCAGCACGCCTTCGTCGACAGCATGCTGATCTGTCTGCTCAGCGACGGCCACCTGCTGGTCGAGGGCATGCCGGGATTGGCCAAGACCTCGGCGGTCAAGGCGCTCGCCGAGGGGCTCGAGGGCGACTTCCACCGCATCCAGTTCACCCCCGACCTGCTGCCCTCGGACCTGATCGGCACCGACATCTATCGCCACGAGCGCGGCGAGTTCGAGTTCCGTCAGGGACCGCTGTTTCACAACGTGCTGCTCGCCGACGAGATCAACCGCGCCCCGGCCAAGGTGCAGTCGGCGCTGCTCGAGGCAATGGCCGAGCGCCAGATCACCGTCGGCCAGCGCACCTATCCCCTGCCCGGGCTGTTCATGGTGCTGGCGACCCAGAACCCGGTCGAGCAGGAGGGCACCTATCACCTCCCCGAGGCCCAGCTCGACCGTTTTCTGATGCAGGCGGTGGTCGACTACCCCAGTCGCGACGAGGAGCTTGCCATCCTCTCACTCGACCAGCGCCGCCACACCGAACCCAGTCCACCGCCAGACCAGCTGCTCAGTCAGGCCGAGCTGCAGCACGCCCGCGCCGAGGTCGCCGCGCTGCACCTCGACCCCAAGCTCGAGGGCTATGTCGTCGATCTGGTACAGGCCACCCGCGACCCCGGTCGCTACCACCCCGACCTGGCGCGCTGGTGCCGCTTCGGCGCCTCGCCACGGGCGAGCATCGCCCTGGCCCGCTGTGCTCGCGCCCGCGCCTGGCTCGACGGCGAGCGCTTCGTCGCCCCGCACCACATCCAGGCGGTGGCCCCGGAGATCCTCCGTCACCGCCTCCTGCTCAGCTTCGAGGCCGAGGCCGAGGGGGTCACCACCGACACCCTGATCGAGCGCCTGCTGGCCCTGGTCGCCATTCCCTGA
- a CDS encoding glutaminyl-peptide cyclotransferase gives MATLTQRARTGWWRLLLVLMVTGCDVADSGDGGAVVALDYRVVARFAHDPGAFTQGLAFADGALFEGTGEYGGSSLRRVALASGRVLQRHDLPERLFGEGITPWEDRIVQLTWRAGVGLIYDRATLTPVDRFTLPGEGWGITHDGRDWIISDGSASLSFMDPERRVIRRRVLVRERGRPVRWLNELEYTPAGIWANVWRSDRLVRIDPVSGAVTATLDLSALWPRAQRPPEADVLNGIAYAPEQDLLYVTGKRWPWLYALELGVASASTASQRK, from the coding sequence GTGGCGACGCTGACTCAGCGGGCGAGGACCGGGTGGTGGCGGTTGTTGCTCGTCCTGATGGTGACGGGTTGTGATGTCGCTGACTCGGGTGACGGGGGCGCCGTCGTCGCGCTCGACTATCGGGTGGTGGCGCGCTTCGCCCACGACCCCGGGGCCTTCACCCAGGGGCTGGCCTTCGCCGACGGCGCGCTGTTCGAGGGCACCGGCGAGTATGGCGGCTCGTCGCTGCGCCGGGTGGCGCTCGCCAGTGGCCGGGTGCTGCAGCGTCACGACCTGCCCGAGCGCCTCTTCGGCGAGGGCATCACCCCCTGGGAGGATCGGATCGTGCAGCTCACCTGGCGTGCCGGGGTCGGGCTGATCTACGACCGCGCGACCCTCACCCCGGTCGATCGCTTCACCCTCCCCGGCGAGGGCTGGGGCATCACCCATGACGGGCGCGACTGGATCATCAGCGACGGCAGTGCCTCTCTGAGCTTCATGGATCCCGAGCGGCGCGTGATCCGGCGCCGTGTGCTGGTGCGCGAGCGGGGCCGCCCGGTGCGCTGGCTCAACGAGCTGGAGTACACCCCGGCGGGGATCTGGGCCAATGTCTGGCGCAGTGACCGGCTGGTACGGATCGACCCCGTGAGCGGGGCGGTGACCGCGACCCTGGACCTGAGCGCGCTGTGGCCGCGCGCACAACGTCCCCCCGAGGCCGACGTGCTCAACGGCATCGCCTATGCCCCCGAGCAGGACCTGCTCTATGTCACCGGCAAGCGCTGGCCCTGGCTCTATGCCCTGGAGCTGGGGGTGGCGAGCGCCTCGACTGCCTCGCAGAGGAAGTGA
- a CDS encoding D-sedoheptulose-7-phosphate isomerase — protein MTPSPSALANLLAERLAATADLLERTRADHVLLEGCVRAASRTAEAIAAGGTLFICGNGGSAGEATHLSGELIGPFADKTRPALPAIALGFDPSAATAVANDFSFDEIFARQLAGLARPGDVLWALTTSGRSPNVLRALEVAAERGLYGVLLTGALPAEAAPRGVDQVLAVPSTETPRVQELHLMLGHFLCEAVEALATPSSRA, from the coding sequence ATGACGCCCTCCCCATCCGCCCTCGCCAACCTGCTCGCCGAGCGTCTCGCCGCCACCGCCGACCTGCTCGAGCGCACCCGCGCCGATCACGTGCTGCTCGAGGGCTGCGTGCGCGCAGCTTCGCGCACCGCCGAGGCGATCGCCGCCGGCGGCACCCTGTTCATCTGCGGCAACGGCGGCAGCGCCGGCGAGGCCACCCACCTCAGCGGCGAGCTGATCGGCCCCTTCGCCGACAAGACCCGCCCGGCGCTGCCGGCGATCGCACTCGGCTTCGACCCCAGCGCCGCTACTGCGGTGGCCAACGACTTCTCCTTCGACGAGATCTTCGCCCGTCAGCTCGCCGGGCTCGCCCGGCCCGGCGACGTGCTCTGGGCGCTGACCACCAGCGGGCGCTCGCCGAATGTGCTGCGTGCCCTCGAGGTCGCCGCCGAGCGCGGGCTCTACGGCGTGCTGCTCACCGGCGCGCTGCCCGCCGAGGCCGCCCCACGCGGTGTCGATCAGGTGCTCGCAGTACCCTCGACCGAGACCCCGCGGGTGCAGGAGCTGCACCTGATGCTCGGTCACTTCCTCTGCGAGGCAGTCGAGGCGCTCGCCACCCCCAGCTCCAGGGCATAG
- a CDS encoding SIR2 family protein, with amino-acid sequence MSSLLESIVDALARGELVPCLGPGALAGVVDRERGEPIPADSDSLILALNGGRPMSRRLMWEFSRAAMSVELKRGRGAVQRFLDATYAGRAWTQAPLHAWLTGTGPGYVIDLNRDLQLQHLYADRPHVLVRGIARMGGTDYRFRIHVHDGVGYREVDQDAVDPALPVLFKPLGSPEPGSTYIASDADFVDYLTELMGGFAIPAFVKARRRGLRYLLLGLNLDRDTERMLVTELTHGAGSPAGWALIPEPTPRARRFCARHGITIVEAGVSELLEGLAYFDDEACATTGALGC; translated from the coding sequence ATGTCGAGCCTGTTGGAGTCCATCGTCGATGCGTTGGCGCGGGGCGAGCTGGTGCCCTGCCTGGGACCCGGCGCGCTTGCCGGGGTGGTCGATCGCGAGCGCGGCGAGCCGATCCCGGCCGACAGCGATTCGCTGATCCTCGCGCTCAACGGCGGACGGCCGATGTCGCGGCGGCTGATGTGGGAGTTCTCGCGTGCGGCGATGAGCGTCGAACTCAAGCGCGGGCGCGGCGCGGTACAGCGCTTCCTCGATGCCACCTACGCGGGGCGGGCGTGGACGCAGGCGCCGCTGCACGCCTGGTTGACCGGGACCGGTCCCGGCTATGTCATCGATCTCAATCGCGATCTCCAGCTCCAGCACCTCTATGCCGACCGGCCGCACGTGCTGGTGCGCGGCATCGCCCGGATGGGGGGGACGGACTACCGTTTTCGCATTCATGTGCATGACGGTGTCGGCTATCGCGAGGTCGATCAGGACGCGGTCGATCCGGCGTTGCCGGTGCTGTTCAAGCCGCTCGGCAGCCCCGAGCCGGGATCGACCTATATCGCCTCGGACGCCGACTTCGTCGACTATCTCACCGAGCTGATGGGCGGCTTCGCCATCCCCGCGTTCGTCAAGGCCCGCCGGCGCGGGCTGCGCTATCTGCTGCTGGGGCTCAACCTCGATCGCGACACCGAGCGGATGCTGGTCACCGAGCTGACCCACGGCGCCGGCTCGCCCGCGGGTTGGGCGCTGATCCCCGAGCCCACACCCAGGGCGCGACGCTTCTGTGCACGTCACGGCATCACCATCGTCGAGGCGGGAGTGAGCGAGTTGCTCGAGGGGCTGGCCTATTTCGATGACGAGGCCTGTGCGACGACCGGTGCGCTCGGGTGCTAG
- a CDS encoding CBS domain-containing protein: protein MKLIELAVPTLVVRPGMTLREVFRECVRCSVGGLPYADAEGRICGRVSLRHIVKHTCIPDFLVGAAHYLGDNIDNVDLPEARRRAILAEEASGYVLESRATISAGSPLIKGLAIMERYNSSYLFLVDAGEYRGVVTRMAIVGCMLARDEEDV from the coding sequence ATGAAACTGATCGAACTTGCCGTCCCGACCCTGGTGGTCAGGCCCGGCATGACCCTGCGCGAGGTGTTTCGCGAGTGCGTGCGCTGCAGCGTCGGCGGGCTGCCCTATGCCGATGCCGAGGGGCGGATCTGCGGCCGCGTATCGTTGCGTCATATCGTCAAGCACACCTGCATCCCCGACTTTCTGGTCGGCGCGGCCCACTATCTGGGCGACAACATCGATAACGTCGACCTGCCCGAGGCGCGGCGTCGCGCCATCCTCGCCGAGGAGGCGAGCGGCTATGTGCTCGAGAGCCGGGCGACGATCAGCGCCGGCTCGCCGCTGATCAAGGGGCTGGCGATCATGGAGCGCTACAACAGCTCCTACCTGTTCCTGGTCGACGCCGGCGAGTACCGCGGCGTGGTGACCCGGATGGCGATCGTCGGCTGCATGCTGGCCAGAGACGAGGAGGACGTGTGA
- a CDS encoding ArsB/NhaD family transporter — protein sequence MNELAMAPQFSGQMAAAGLTMIAAYVLIFGELIHRTSAALIGAVVMIGVGMIGGFYGQAEAVMAIDANTLFLLAGMMMLVVLLRPTGGFDYLAIRIAKWSRGNPRLLLVYLALAVSLISMFLDNVTTVLIFAPLTVLITRILSLNPLPFLMAEAMLSNIGGAATLVGDPPNIMIGSAGGIEFTRFLVHMAPLVVVSWAVTVVLILLLFRRELAPSGPGAQIDLDERRAIKHPLRLRRGLIALGVAIVLFFVHHRLHLFPAYVAFIAVALALVLLRPDPESLFGKLEWSVLVFFAGLFVIVGGVEASGLLDWVGFRLARLAQDPQTLLLTCLALMWVAALLSAVVDNIPFTVTMIPIVLGLEQQGVNITPLWWALAIGVGLGGNGSHIGATANVICVAESERSGIPEARITPLGWLRVGIPVMLVGLVVASAVFVLLFDFYRG from the coding sequence GTGAACGAGCTTGCGATGGCACCCCAGTTCAGCGGCCAGATGGCGGCCGCGGGGCTGACCATGATCGCCGCCTATGTGCTGATCTTCGGTGAGCTGATCCACCGCACCAGCGCGGCGCTCATCGGCGCGGTGGTGATGATCGGGGTGGGGATGATCGGCGGCTTCTACGGCCAGGCCGAGGCGGTGATGGCGATCGACGCCAACACCCTGTTCCTGCTCGCCGGGATGATGATGCTGGTGGTGCTGCTGCGGCCCACCGGCGGTTTCGACTATCTGGCCATCCGCATCGCCAAGTGGTCGCGCGGCAACCCGCGGCTGCTGCTGGTCTATCTGGCGCTGGCGGTGAGCCTGATCAGCATGTTCCTCGACAATGTCACCACGGTGTTGATCTTCGCGCCGTTAACGGTGCTGATCACCCGCATCCTCTCGCTCAATCCGCTGCCCTTCCTGATGGCCGAGGCGATGCTCTCGAACATCGGCGGTGCGGCGACCCTGGTCGGTGACCCGCCCAATATCATGATCGGCAGCGCCGGCGGCATCGAGTTCACCCGCTTCCTGGTGCACATGGCGCCGCTGGTCGTGGTCTCCTGGGCGGTCACGGTGGTGCTGATCCTGTTGCTGTTTCGGCGCGAGCTGGCGCCGAGCGGCCCGGGGGCGCAGATCGATCTCGACGAGCGGCGCGCGATCAAGCATCCGCTCCGGCTGCGGCGCGGGCTGATCGCGCTGGGGGTGGCGATCGTGCTGTTCTTCGTCCATCACCGGCTGCACCTGTTCCCGGCCTATGTCGCCTTCATCGCGGTGGCGCTGGCGCTGGTGTTGCTGCGCCCCGACCCCGAGTCGCTGTTCGGCAAGCTCGAGTGGTCGGTGCTGGTGTTCTTCGCCGGGCTGTTCGTGATCGTCGGCGGGGTCGAGGCCTCGGGGCTGCTCGACTGGGTCGGCTTTCGGCTGGCGCGGCTGGCGCAGGATCCGCAGACGCTGCTGCTCACCTGTCTGGCGCTGATGTGGGTGGCGGCGCTGCTCAGCGCGGTGGTCGACAACATCCCCTTCACCGTCACCATGATCCCGATCGTACTTGGGCTCGAGCAGCAGGGGGTGAACATCACCCCGCTGTGGTGGGCGCTGGCGATCGGCGTCGGGCTCGGCGGCAACGGCTCGCACATCGGCGCCACCGCCAATGTCATCTGCGTGGCCGAGTCCGAGCGCAGTGGCATCCCCGAGGCGCGCATCACCCCGCTCGGCTGGCTGCGGGTGGGTATCCCGGTGATGCTCGTCGGGCTGGTGGTGGCGAGCGCGGTATTCGTGTTGCTGTTCGATTTCTATCGCGGCTGA
- the draG gene encoding ADP-ribosyl-[dinitrogen reductase] hydrolase — protein MFVLDLRTDLAAGETTANTLHARALGAYLGLAIGDALGATVEFMTPTEIRTRHGTHRDLIGGGWLRLRRGQVTDDTTMSLALGQALLEHGSVAATPIAEAFSAWMRTKPVDIGHTVRRGISHYRRTGATVVPENTYDAGNGACMRALPIALFTLGAEAEAVATACRIQAHVTHHNPLSDAATLTVVRMVQSAILGATREHLRELAEALIAEEPCFAYDRGRAENPGGYIVETMRAVLQALFATDGFEAALVDVVNRGGDADTTGAILGMIVGALHGPEAIPRRWLDGLEHTSATACREQAQALVRASALCRGRAQPR, from the coding sequence ATGTTTGTTTTGGACCTGAGGACTGATCTCGCCGCCGGCGAGACCACCGCCAACACCCTCCATGCCCGCGCGCTCGGCGCCTATCTGGGACTGGCCATCGGCGACGCCCTGGGTGCCACCGTGGAGTTCATGACCCCGACCGAGATCCGCACACGCCACGGCACCCACCGCGACCTGATCGGTGGCGGCTGGCTCAGGCTGCGCCGCGGTCAGGTCACCGACGACACCACGATGTCGCTGGCCCTCGGCCAGGCACTGCTCGAGCACGGCAGCGTCGCGGCCACGCCCATCGCCGAGGCCTTCAGTGCATGGATGCGCACCAAGCCGGTCGACATCGGCCATACCGTGCGTCGGGGCATCTCGCACTATCGTCGCACCGGCGCCACCGTGGTCCCGGAGAACACCTATGACGCCGGCAACGGCGCCTGCATGCGCGCCCTGCCGATCGCGCTCTTCACCCTCGGCGCCGAGGCCGAGGCCGTCGCCACGGCCTGTCGGATCCAGGCCCATGTCACCCATCACAACCCGCTCTCGGATGCCGCCACCCTGACCGTGGTGCGCATGGTGCAGAGCGCCATCCTCGGTGCCACCCGCGAGCATCTGCGCGAACTGGCCGAGGCACTGATCGCCGAGGAGCCGTGCTTCGCCTACGATCGCGGCCGCGCCGAGAACCCCGGCGGCTACATCGTCGAGACGATGCGCGCGGTGCTGCAGGCGCTGTTCGCCACCGACGGCTTCGAGGCGGCGCTGGTCGACGTGGTCAACCGTGGCGGCGACGCCGACACCACCGGCGCCATCCTCGGCATGATCGTCGGCGCCTTGCACGGTCCCGAGGCCATCCCTCGGCGCTGGCTCGACGGACTCGAGCACACCAGTGCCACGGCCTGCCGCGAACAGGCACAGGCGCTGGTGCGTGCCTCGGCGCTGTGCCGAGGTCGCGCTCAGCCGCGATAG
- a CDS encoding nitrogen fixation protein NifQ, with translation MATPCPERTREIQRIFVRLMTRAVGAGNDHAFACMIASRASGLGALPPWLGLAPEAFNALMGYHFPGVSPEVLSSLDGAAPNPAREDERTELVALLGSQRAGHTHSELWMAEVVAAGCMATDHLWQDLGLWNRRALTALMRRNFPRLAMTNAGDMKWKRFLYKQLCEREGVYLCRAPSCEECADYHVCFGPED, from the coding sequence ATGGCCACGCCCTGCCCCGAACGCACCCGCGAGATCCAACGGATCTTCGTCCGGTTGATGACCCGGGCGGTCGGCGCGGGCAACGACCATGCCTTCGCCTGCATGATCGCCAGCCGCGCCAGCGGTCTCGGCGCCCTGCCCCCCTGGCTCGGGCTCGCGCCCGAGGCGTTCAATGCGCTGATGGGCTATCACTTCCCCGGAGTCTCGCCCGAGGTGCTCTCCAGCCTCGACGGGGCGGCGCCCAATCCCGCGCGCGAGGACGAGCGCACGGAGTTAGTCGCACTGCTCGGCAGTCAGCGCGCCGGACACACTCATTCGGAGCTGTGGATGGCCGAGGTGGTTGCCGCCGGCTGCATGGCCACCGATCATCTGTGGCAGGACCTCGGCCTGTGGAACCGCCGCGCGCTGACCGCGCTGATGCGTCGCAACTTCCCGCGTCTGGCCATGACCAACGCCGGCGACATGAAATGGAAGCGCTTTCTCTACAAGCAATTGTGCGAACGCGAGGGCGTCTATCTGTGCCGGGCACCATCATGCGAGGAGTGCGCCGACTACCATGTTTGTTTTGGACCTGAGGACTGA
- a CDS encoding 4Fe-4S dicluster domain-containing protein — MALKITAGCVNCWACEPLCPSAAIEPAIPHFRIDPAACSECAGEYADPQCASICPIEGAIVDAGGSALNPPGSLTGIPPGLLEQTRARIQAR, encoded by the coding sequence ATGGCCCTGAAGATCACCGCCGGATGCGTCAACTGCTGGGCCTGCGAGCCGCTCTGTCCGAGCGCCGCGATCGAGCCCGCCATCCCGCACTTCCGTATCGATCCAGCCGCCTGCAGCGAGTGCGCGGGCGAATACGCCGACCCACAGTGCGCGAGCATCTGCCCCATCGAGGGCGCGATCGTCGATGCCGGCGGCAGCGCGCTCAATCCCCCGGGCTCGCTCACCGGCATCCCGCCGGGCCTGCTCGAGCAGACACGCGCACGCATCCAGGCCCGCTGA
- the nifB gene encoding nitrogenase cofactor biosynthesis protein NifB, with the protein MESKQAGHDRKTPTSGCAAGGCGGGSALDRLPAATRERVRNHPCFSEDAHQHYARMHVAVAPACNIQCHYCNRKYDCANESRPGVVSELLEPQQAADKVAAVAAHIPQLSVVGIAGPGDPLANPERTFATFRLIAERTPDLRLCVSTNGLALPEAVDTLCRYNIEHVTITINCLDPDIGAEIYPWVFWNNRRVRGRKGAEILIEQQQLGLERLVERGMLVKVNSVLIPGVNDQHITEVSRAVKAKGAFLHNLMPLIAEPEHGTFYGLMGQRAPRASELRALQTECAGDMAIMRHCKQCRADAVGMLGEDRSAEFTLERIATMEIDDAAALARRTAAREAIEQRRQGVAPALVPLSTLSTTRPRPVTHAARIAVASSDARLVDQHFGHAERFLVYEVDEQGERLLDERPLARYCNGAEHCDEDDDALAPALAALADCAMVLCSRIGLAPWERLETAGIRPNGELAMLPIEQALRAAHRELAEQGVLNVDQPQCAALSA; encoded by the coding sequence ATGGAGTCGAAGCAAGCGGGTCACGATCGAAAGACCCCCACCTCGGGTTGCGCTGCGGGGGGCTGCGGTGGCGGGAGCGCGCTCGACCGGCTCCCCGCCGCGACCCGCGAGCGGGTGCGTAACCATCCCTGTTTCTCGGAGGATGCCCATCAGCACTACGCACGGATGCACGTGGCGGTGGCGCCGGCCTGCAACATCCAGTGCCACTACTGCAACCGCAAGTACGACTGTGCCAACGAGTCACGGCCCGGCGTGGTCTCCGAGCTGCTCGAACCGCAGCAGGCGGCGGACAAGGTGGCGGCGGTGGCCGCCCACATCCCCCAGCTCTCGGTGGTCGGCATCGCCGGTCCGGGCGATCCGCTGGCCAACCCCGAGCGCACCTTCGCAACCTTCCGGCTGATCGCCGAGCGCACCCCGGACCTCAGGCTGTGTGTCTCGACCAACGGCCTGGCGCTGCCCGAGGCGGTCGACACCCTGTGTCGCTACAACATCGAGCACGTCACCATCACCATCAACTGTCTCGACCCCGACATCGGCGCCGAGATCTACCCCTGGGTGTTCTGGAACAACCGCCGCGTGCGCGGTCGCAAGGGCGCCGAGATCCTCATCGAGCAGCAGCAGCTCGGGCTCGAGCGGCTGGTCGAGCGCGGCATGCTGGTCAAGGTCAACTCGGTGCTGATCCCCGGGGTCAACGACCAGCACATCACCGAGGTCAGCCGCGCGGTCAAGGCCAAGGGAGCCTTCCTCCACAACCTGATGCCGCTGATCGCCGAGCCCGAGCACGGCACCTTCTACGGCCTGATGGGCCAGCGCGCACCGCGCGCCAGCGAGCTGCGCGCGCTGCAGACCGAGTGCGCCGGCGACATGGCGATCATGCGTCACTGCAAGCAGTGTCGCGCCGACGCCGTCGGCATGCTTGGTGAGGACCGCAGCGCCGAGTTCACGCTCGAGCGCATCGCGACCATGGAGATCGACGACGCCGCCGCACTGGCGCGACGCACCGCCGCGCGCGAGGCGATCGAGCAGCGGCGCCAGGGCGTCGCCCCGGCGCTGGTGCCGCTGTCCACGCTGAGCACCACCCGCCCCCGCCCCGTCACCCACGCGGCACGCATCGCGGTGGCCAGCAGCGACGCTCGACTGGTCGATCAGCACTTCGGTCATGCCGAGCGCTTCCTCGTCTACGAGGTCGACGAACAGGGCGAACGGCTGCTCGACGAACGCCCACTCGCGCGCTACTGCAACGGCGCCGAGCACTGCGACGAGGACGACGACGCCCTGGCCCCGGCACTGGCCGCGCTCGCCGACTGCGCCATGGTGCTGTGCTCGCGCATCGGGCTCGCTCCCTGGGAGCGGCTCGAGACGGCGGGCATCCGCCCCAACGGCGAGCTGGCGATGCTGCCGATCGAGCAGGCACTGCGCGCGGCCCATCGCGAACTCGCCGAGCAGGGTGTCCTGAACGTCGATCAACCCCAGTGCGCCGCCCTGAGCGCCTAG
- the typA gene encoding translational GTPase TypA: MSSKQIEKLRNIAIIAHVDHGKTTLVDQLLQQSGTLGERFGPVERVMDSNALEKERGITILSKNTAIRWNDYRINIVDTPGHADFGGEVERVLSMVDSVLLLVDAREGPMPQTRFVTSKAFAHGLRPIVVVNKIDRPGARPDWVIDQVFDLFDRLGATDEQLDFPIVYASALNGYAGLEDDVRDGDMSPLFQAIVEHCPAPEVKPEAPFQMQVSTLDYNAFVGAIAVGRIRQGSVRPNQQVTVVKRDGTRQKVKIGLVYGYLGLDRHEVDSASAGDIVALTGIEAPNVSDTLCDPDHVEPMTPLTVDEPTVTMTFQVNTSPFAGREGKYLTSRQLKDRLQRELIHNVALRVEEGNDPEKFRVSGRGELHLSILLENMRREGYELAVSRPEVIFREIDGEICEPYEQLTVDVDEECQGAIMQALGERRAELKDMVPDGKGRVRLDYEIPSRGLIGFQTEFMSLTSGTGLKYHVFERYRPATTGGIAERRNGALISNATGKALGYALFNLQERGRMLVSPGDEIYEGQVVGIHSRDNDLTVNPLKAKQLTNIRAAGSDENILLTPPVKFTLEQALEFIEDDELVEITPDAIRVRKRHLTEQDRKRASRGL; encoded by the coding sequence TTGTCAAGCAAGCAAATCGAGAAACTCCGCAATATCGCCATCATCGCCCATGTCGACCACGGCAAGACCACCCTGGTCGATCAGCTGCTGCAGCAGTCGGGCACGCTCGGCGAGCGCTTCGGGCCGGTGGAGCGGGTGATGGACTCCAACGCGCTGGAGAAGGAGCGCGGCATCACCATCCTCTCCAAGAACACCGCGATCCGCTGGAACGACTATCGCATCAACATCGTCGACACCCCCGGGCACGCCGACTTCGGCGGTGAGGTCGAGCGTGTGCTGTCGATGGTCGACTCGGTGCTGCTGCTCGTCGATGCCCGCGAGGGACCGATGCCGCAGACCCGCTTCGTCACCAGCAAGGCCTTCGCCCACGGTCTGCGTCCGATCGTGGTGGTCAACAAGATCGATCGTCCGGGCGCGCGTCCGGACTGGGTCATCGACCAGGTCTTCGATCTCTTCGACCGTCTCGGCGCAACCGATGAGCAGCTCGATTTCCCCATCGTCTATGCCTCGGCGCTCAATGGCTATGCCGGACTCGAGGACGATGTGCGCGACGGCGACATGAGCCCGCTGTTCCAGGCCATCGTCGAGCACTGCCCGGCCCCCGAGGTCAAGCCCGAGGCGCCCTTCCAGATGCAGGTCTCGACCCTCGACTACAACGCCTTCGTCGGCGCCATTGCGGTCGGGCGCATTCGCCAGGGCAGCGTGCGCCCCAATCAGCAGGTGACCGTGGTCAAGCGCGACGGCACCCGGCAGAAGGTCAAGATCGGTCTGGTCTACGGCTATCTCGGGCTCGACCGTCACGAGGTCGACTCGGCCAGCGCCGGCGACATCGTCGCGCTCACCGGGATCGAGGCGCCGAACGTCTCCGATACCCTCTGCGATCCCGATCATGTCGAGCCGATGACGCCGCTGACCGTCGACGAGCCGACCGTGACCATGACCTTCCAGGTCAACACCTCGCCCTTCGCCGGGCGCGAGGGCAAGTACCTGACCTCGCGCCAGCTCAAGGACCGGCTCCAGCGCGAGCTGATCCACAATGTCGCGCTGCGTGTCGAGGAAGGCAACGATCCGGAGAAGTTCCGCGTCTCCGGGCGTGGCGAGCTGCATCTCTCGATCCTGCTCGAGAACATGCGCCGCGAGGGCTACGAGCTGGCCGTCTCGCGCCCCGAGGTCATCTTCCGCGAGATCGACGGCGAGATCTGCGAGCCCTACGAGCAGCTCACCGTCGACGTCGACGAGGAGTGCCAGGGCGCGATCATGCAGGCGCTCGGCGAGCGTCGCGCCGAACTCAAGGACATGGTGCCGGACGGCAAGGGGCGGGTGCGGCTCGACTACGAGATCCCCTCGCGCGGCCTGATCGGTTTCCAGACCGAGTTCATGTCGCTGACCTCGGGCACCGGCCTCAAGTATCACGTCTTCGAGCGCTACCGTCCGGCCACCACCGGCGGCATCGCCGAGCGGCGCAACGGCGCCCTGATCTCCAACGCCACCGGCAAGGCGCTCGGCTACGCGCTGTTCAACCTCCAGGAGCGGGGTCGGATGCTGGTCTCGCCGGGCGACGAGATCTACGAGGGCCAGGTGGTCGGCATCCACTCGCGCGACAACGACCTCACCGTCAACCCGCTCAAGGCCAAGCAGCTGACCAACATCCGCGCCGCCGGTTCGGACGAGAACATCCTGCTGACCCCGCCGGTGAAGTTCACCCTGGAGCAGGCGCTGGAGTTCATCGAGGACGACGAGCTGGTCGAGATCACCCCCGACGCCATCCGCGTGCGCAAGCGTCACCTCACCGAGCAGGACCGCAAGCGCGCCAGCCGCGGTCTCTGA